The Salvelinus sp. IW2-2015 linkage group LG6.2, ASM291031v2, whole genome shotgun sequence genome window below encodes:
- the LOC111965941 gene encoding pre-mRNA-processing factor 39 isoform X2 translates to MAAEGSDSEDLNTNGLMEAPSAPEAMEAVQLPTEEEASEENGGGGGASEAPEAAAATAYNMPLAENEEEEDGEFPADFDRLWKLAHDNPQDFSSWTDLLQYCEQESHMTASRRALVAFLARYPLCYGYWKKFADLERRAGYTNKAQEVCVQGLKAIPLSVDLWIHYINLLLGTLNMNLPESSQRIRSAFEEAVAAAGLDFHSDRLWELFIEWEKEQGDMKAATGVYDRVLRVPTQLYSSHYEKFKTHLNAHAPKDVLSAVEYEGLLEESKQSHKTEKSELAEGEEELPPGEEKEPTEEELIPKMRELXLARREKVYQDLEGEVRKRWNFEEAIKRPYFHVKPLDRTQLRAWHSYLDWELTELGGGGENEVKTETEPEAMEGQEEEEKESKEGSKSSGIVAGGDRRVRILFERCLIACALYEEFWTKYVQYLEPQSLEEARGVFRRACEIHLAHKHTMHLQWATFEERHGDLTEARRVLEALETSVPGLAMVRLRRAGLERRAGRLDESEALLRDAVAQAKETPHLHAFYSIKLARLLLKLCKNPSKARGVLQEALEISPDDGKLHXNLLELEVAGDPRGSAEGVQQCVTRALAAPLSPQTKILFSQRGLQYAEDYGTSVQSVLTVYEEHQKLLKELGNKKRVAENGDSEDPEKMSKGEDGSAVPAPPQAPPTMPHVPMTTPPPPMMGGDMSAVHAGYGGYGSWHQGLI, encoded by the exons atggcGGCAGAAGGCTCGGATTCAGAAGACCTGAACACCAACGGGCTAATGGAGGCTCCTTCAG CTCCGGAAGCCATGGAGGCTGTCCAACTTCCAACAGAGGAAGAGGCATCAGAGGAgaatggtggtggaggaggagcctCTGAGGCTCCAGAAGCAGCAGCTGCGACAGCATACAACATGCCTCTGGCAGAgaatgaggaggaagaagacGGAGAGTTTCCGGCGGACTTTGACCGACTCTGGAAGCTGGCCCATGACAATCCACAGGACTTCTCTAGCTGGACTGACCTACTGCAGTACTGTGAGCAAGAG AGTCACATGACAGCGTCACGTCGGGCGCTGGTAGCCTTTCTGGCACGGTACCCACTGTGCTACGGATACTGGAAGAAGTTTGCCGATCTGGAGCGACGTGCTGGCTACACCAACAAAGCTCAGGAG GTGTGTGTTCAGGGTCTGAAGGCCATCCCCCTGAGTGTAGATCTGTGGATCCACTACATTAACCTGCTACTGGGCACGCTCAACAtgaacctgccagagtcctctCAGCGCATTCGCAG TGCATTTGAGGAGGCGGTGGCAGCAGCAGGACTGGACTTCCACTCTGACCGTCTGTGGGAGCTGTTCATCGAGTGGGAGAAGGAGCAGGGAGACATGAAGGCTGCCACTGGGGTCTACGACAGAGTCCTCAGAGTCCCCACTCAGCTGTACAGCAGCCACTATGAGAA ATTCAAGACTCATCTTAATGCCCATGCGCCCAAGGATGTCCTCTCAGCAGTGGAGTATGAGGGGTTGCTTGAGGAATCTAAACAGAGCCACAAGACTGAGAAGTCTGAGTTggctgagggggaagaggagttACCACCTGGGGAAGAGAAGGAACCTACAGAG GAAGAGCTGATTCCGAAAATGCGAGAGCTCRTATTGGCTCGCAGAGAGAAGGTGTACCAAGACCTGGAGGGAGAGGTCAGGAAGAGGTGGAACTTTGAGGAAGCT ATCAAGCGTCCATATTTCCACGTGAAGCCTCTGGACCGGACCCAGCTGAGGGCCTGGCACTCCTACCTGGACTGGGAGCTCACCGAGCTGGGGGGGGGCGGTGAAAATGAGGTGAAGACCGAGACAGAACCAGAGGCCATGGAGGgccaggaagaggaggaaaaggagtcAAAGGAGGGGTCAAAGAGCAGTGGGATCGTTGCCGGGGGAGACCGGAGGGTACGGATCCTGTTTGAGCGCTGTCTGATTGCCTGCGCTCTCTACGAGGAGTTCTGGACCAAG TATGTCCAGTACCTGGAACCTCAGAGTCTGGARGAGGCGCGGGGAGTGTTTCGGCGAGCCTGTGAGATCCACCTGGCCCACAAACACACCATGCACCTGCAGTGGGCCACCTTCGAGGAGAGGCAtg gTGACCTAACAGAGGCACGGCGTGTGTTGGAGGCTCTGGAAACCTCAGTGCCGGGATTGGCCATGGTCCGGCTGCGCAGGGCGGGGCTAGAGAGACGAGCGGGCCGGCTAGATGAATCAGAAGCTCTGCTCAGGGACGCGGTGGCCCAGGCCAAAGAGACACCTCACCTCCATGCGTTCTACTCCATCAAACTGGCCCGGCTGCTGCTGAAGCTCTGCAAGAACCCCAGCAAGGCCCGGGGAGTCCTGCAGGAGGCGCTGGAGATTAGCccg GATGACGGTAAGCTGCACRTGAACCTGCTYGAGCTGGAGGTGGCRGGTGACCCCAGAGGGTCGGCCGAGGGGGTGCAGCAGTGTGTGACGCGGGCGCTGGCCGCACCTCTCTCCCCACAGACCAAGATCCTCTTCTCCCAAAGGGGCCTACAGTACGCTGAGGACTATGGGACCTCTGTGCAAAG TGTGCTAACAGTCTATGAGGAGCATCAGAAGCTACTGAAAGAGCTCGGCAACAAGAAGAGAGTGGCTGAGAACGG AGACAGTGAGGACCCAGAGAAGATGAGTAAAGGAGAAGATGGCTCTGCTGTGCCCGCTCCACCACAAGCCCCTCCCACAATGCCCCATGTCCCCATGACGACACCACCTCCACCCATGATGGGTGGGGACATGAGTGCGGTTCATGCAGGCTACGGAGGATATGGAAGCTGGCATCAG ggactgatttag
- the LOC111965941 gene encoding pre-mRNA-processing factor 39 isoform X1: MAAEGSDSEDLNTNGLMEAPSAPEAMEAVQLPTEEEASEENGGGGGASEAPEAAAATAYNMPLAENEEEEDGEFPADFDRLWKLAHDNPQDFSSWTDLLQYCEQESHMTASRRALVAFLARYPLCYGYWKKFADLERRAGYTNKAQEVCVQGLKAIPLSVDLWIHYINLLLGTLNMNLPESSQRIRSAFEEAVAAAGLDFHSDRLWELFIEWEKEQGDMKAATGVYDRVLRVPTQLYSSHYEKFKTHLNAHAPKDVLSAVEYEGLLEESKQSHKTEKSELAEGEEELPPGEEKEPTEEELIPKMRELXLARREKVYQDLEGEVRKRWNFEEAIKRPYFHVKPLDRTQLRAWHSYLDWELTELGGGGENEVKTETEPEAMEGQEEEEKESKEGSKSSGIVAGGDRRVRILFERCLIACALYEEFWTKYVQYLEPQSLEEARGVFRRACEIHLAHKHTMHLQWATFEERHGDLTEARRVLEALETSVPGLAMVRLRRAGLERRAGRLDESEALLRDAVAQAKETPHLHAFYSIKLARLLLKLCKNPSKARGVLQEALEISPDDGKLHXNLLELEVAGDPRGSAEGVQQCVTRALAAPLSPQTKILFSQRGLQYAEDYGTSVQSVLTVYEEHQKLLKELGNKKRVAENGDSEDPEKMSKGEDGSAVPAPPQAPPTMPHVPMTTPPPPMMGGDMSAVHAGYGGYGSWHQQPQYGGYGGYQQAWNYNQGYYPPS; encoded by the exons atggcGGCAGAAGGCTCGGATTCAGAAGACCTGAACACCAACGGGCTAATGGAGGCTCCTTCAG CTCCGGAAGCCATGGAGGCTGTCCAACTTCCAACAGAGGAAGAGGCATCAGAGGAgaatggtggtggaggaggagcctCTGAGGCTCCAGAAGCAGCAGCTGCGACAGCATACAACATGCCTCTGGCAGAgaatgaggaggaagaagacGGAGAGTTTCCGGCGGACTTTGACCGACTCTGGAAGCTGGCCCATGACAATCCACAGGACTTCTCTAGCTGGACTGACCTACTGCAGTACTGTGAGCAAGAG AGTCACATGACAGCGTCACGTCGGGCGCTGGTAGCCTTTCTGGCACGGTACCCACTGTGCTACGGATACTGGAAGAAGTTTGCCGATCTGGAGCGACGTGCTGGCTACACCAACAAAGCTCAGGAG GTGTGTGTTCAGGGTCTGAAGGCCATCCCCCTGAGTGTAGATCTGTGGATCCACTACATTAACCTGCTACTGGGCACGCTCAACAtgaacctgccagagtcctctCAGCGCATTCGCAG TGCATTTGAGGAGGCGGTGGCAGCAGCAGGACTGGACTTCCACTCTGACCGTCTGTGGGAGCTGTTCATCGAGTGGGAGAAGGAGCAGGGAGACATGAAGGCTGCCACTGGGGTCTACGACAGAGTCCTCAGAGTCCCCACTCAGCTGTACAGCAGCCACTATGAGAA ATTCAAGACTCATCTTAATGCCCATGCGCCCAAGGATGTCCTCTCAGCAGTGGAGTATGAGGGGTTGCTTGAGGAATCTAAACAGAGCCACAAGACTGAGAAGTCTGAGTTggctgagggggaagaggagttACCACCTGGGGAAGAGAAGGAACCTACAGAG GAAGAGCTGATTCCGAAAATGCGAGAGCTCRTATTGGCTCGCAGAGAGAAGGTGTACCAAGACCTGGAGGGAGAGGTCAGGAAGAGGTGGAACTTTGAGGAAGCT ATCAAGCGTCCATATTTCCACGTGAAGCCTCTGGACCGGACCCAGCTGAGGGCCTGGCACTCCTACCTGGACTGGGAGCTCACCGAGCTGGGGGGGGGCGGTGAAAATGAGGTGAAGACCGAGACAGAACCAGAGGCCATGGAGGgccaggaagaggaggaaaaggagtcAAAGGAGGGGTCAAAGAGCAGTGGGATCGTTGCCGGGGGAGACCGGAGGGTACGGATCCTGTTTGAGCGCTGTCTGATTGCCTGCGCTCTCTACGAGGAGTTCTGGACCAAG TATGTCCAGTACCTGGAACCTCAGAGTCTGGARGAGGCGCGGGGAGTGTTTCGGCGAGCCTGTGAGATCCACCTGGCCCACAAACACACCATGCACCTGCAGTGGGCCACCTTCGAGGAGAGGCAtg gTGACCTAACAGAGGCACGGCGTGTGTTGGAGGCTCTGGAAACCTCAGTGCCGGGATTGGCCATGGTCCGGCTGCGCAGGGCGGGGCTAGAGAGACGAGCGGGCCGGCTAGATGAATCAGAAGCTCTGCTCAGGGACGCGGTGGCCCAGGCCAAAGAGACACCTCACCTCCATGCGTTCTACTCCATCAAACTGGCCCGGCTGCTGCTGAAGCTCTGCAAGAACCCCAGCAAGGCCCGGGGAGTCCTGCAGGAGGCGCTGGAGATTAGCccg GATGACGGTAAGCTGCACRTGAACCTGCTYGAGCTGGAGGTGGCRGGTGACCCCAGAGGGTCGGCCGAGGGGGTGCAGCAGTGTGTGACGCGGGCGCTGGCCGCACCTCTCTCCCCACAGACCAAGATCCTCTTCTCCCAAAGGGGCCTACAGTACGCTGAGGACTATGGGACCTCTGTGCAAAG TGTGCTAACAGTCTATGAGGAGCATCAGAAGCTACTGAAAGAGCTCGGCAACAAGAAGAGAGTGGCTGAGAACGG AGACAGTGAGGACCCAGAGAAGATGAGTAAAGGAGAAGATGGCTCTGCTGTGCCCGCTCCACCACAAGCCCCTCCCACAATGCCCCATGTCCCCATGACGACACCACCTCCACCCATGATGGGTGGGGACATGAGTGCGGTTCATGCAGGCTACGGAGGATATGGAAGCTGGCATCAG